Proteins found in one Bremerella volcania genomic segment:
- a CDS encoding VIT domain-containing protein, which translates to MTRTALLATSFLTALCLVFSASVATAQGVIVIHHPHPHPLPRPIPRPRPAPQPELSYKISKLEVNANIKDQVAQVQVAQEFTNTGSRQMEVSFLFPLPYDGAIDSLTLMVDGKEFPAKLLPKDKAREVYESIVRSNKDPALLEWTGTGMFQTSVFPVPAGASREVNITYSQLLKKDGRLTDFLFPLSTAKYTDKPVEKVKVRLAIEASQKLKSIYSPTHEVDISRNGNKRAVVKFEKENYIPSNDFRLFFESNNEKLSASVISYRPNKNEEGFFLMLASPPPRDDMAEAVKKTVLFVVDRSGSMSGEKMDQAREAAKYVLNHLNEKDLFNIIAYDSDVESFRPELQSADKKSITEAIGFVDGLYAGGSTNIDGALTSAMKMVQDDDRPCYILFLSDGRPTHGETNEMKIVEHAKGNNSYDARMINFGVGFDVNSRLMDRLSREIKGQSQYVRPDEDLEEHVARLYRKINAPVMTNVKIKFDLEDGGQNFVNRLLPKEVVDLFDGEQLVQVGRYKKAGKAKITITGTVNGEKERFDFPADFVQESSDQSNAFVEKLWAIRRIGEIIDEMDLNGKNDELMTELVRLSTDHGILTPYTSFLADENQSVQELADARFGGSMSLSLLRAETEKLAEVSGRSGFLQRDFKQRYQNAQNAPAAESAPAKAMSADRAASGGVAGPSSFESGAYGLAVQDTETDEYKVVESVRNVGNKTLFYRENMWMDEESAVKLTKNKSIIVEIKRFSKEYFDLVAENTKEENQVLSQQRADETLMVWLRGKNYLIK; encoded by the coding sequence ATGACCCGGACAGCACTTCTCGCAACTTCTTTTCTGACAGCACTTTGTCTCGTATTTTCGGCCAGCGTGGCGACGGCCCAGGGGGTGATCGTGATCCATCACCCGCACCCGCATCCCTTGCCCCGGCCGATCCCCAGACCACGCCCAGCCCCCCAGCCTGAGCTTTCGTACAAGATCTCGAAGCTGGAAGTGAACGCGAACATCAAAGATCAAGTCGCGCAAGTACAAGTGGCTCAGGAATTTACCAACACCGGCAGCCGTCAGATGGAGGTCTCGTTCCTCTTTCCACTGCCGTACGACGGGGCGATCGACAGCTTGACGCTGATGGTCGACGGGAAGGAATTCCCGGCCAAGCTGCTGCCTAAGGATAAGGCCCGCGAGGTTTATGAATCGATCGTTCGCTCGAACAAAGACCCGGCCCTGTTGGAATGGACCGGCACCGGCATGTTCCAGACGAGCGTCTTTCCAGTTCCCGCCGGGGCGAGCCGCGAGGTGAACATCACCTACTCACAGCTGCTGAAGAAGGATGGCCGGCTGACCGACTTTCTCTTCCCGCTGTCGACGGCCAAGTATACCGACAAGCCGGTCGAGAAGGTGAAGGTTCGCCTGGCGATCGAAGCGAGCCAGAAGCTGAAGAGCATTTACAGCCCCACGCACGAGGTCGACATTAGCCGTAACGGCAACAAGCGGGCCGTCGTCAAATTCGAGAAAGAGAACTACATCCCCAGCAACGACTTCCGCTTGTTCTTCGAGAGCAACAACGAAAAGCTCTCGGCCAGCGTGATCAGCTACCGCCCCAACAAGAACGAAGAAGGCTTCTTCCTGATGCTCGCCTCGCCACCACCGCGTGACGACATGGCTGAAGCGGTGAAGAAGACGGTGCTGTTCGTCGTCGATCGCTCAGGCAGCATGAGCGGCGAGAAGATGGACCAGGCACGCGAGGCTGCCAAGTACGTGCTGAACCACCTGAACGAGAAAGACCTGTTCAACATTATCGCCTACGACAGCGACGTCGAAAGCTTTCGACCGGAACTGCAAAGTGCCGACAAGAAGAGCATCACCGAAGCGATCGGCTTTGTCGATGGACTCTACGCCGGCGGTAGCACCAACATCGACGGCGCGCTCACCTCGGCCATGAAGATGGTGCAGGACGACGATCGCCCATGCTACATCTTGTTCCTTTCCGATGGTCGGCCGACGCATGGCGAAACGAACGAGATGAAGATCGTCGAGCACGCCAAGGGCAACAACAGCTACGATGCCCGGATGATCAACTTCGGGGTTGGCTTCGATGTGAACAGCCGTCTGATGGATCGGCTGTCACGTGAGATCAAGGGACAAAGCCAGTATGTGCGTCCCGATGAAGACCTCGAGGAACACGTCGCACGACTGTACCGGAAGATCAACGCCCCGGTGATGACCAATGTGAAAATCAAGTTCGACCTGGAAGATGGCGGGCAGAACTTCGTCAATCGATTGCTCCCCAAGGAAGTGGTCGATTTGTTTGACGGAGAGCAACTGGTTCAAGTGGGCCGGTACAAGAAGGCAGGCAAAGCCAAGATCACCATCACCGGGACGGTGAACGGCGAAAAGGAGAGATTCGACTTCCCCGCCGACTTCGTCCAAGAGAGTAGCGACCAGTCCAACGCGTTCGTCGAGAAGCTGTGGGCCATTCGCCGCATCGGTGAGATCATCGACGAGATGGACCTCAACGGAAAGAATGACGAGTTGATGACCGAACTGGTTCGACTATCCACCGATCACGGCATTTTGACGCCGTACACCAGCTTCCTGGCCGATGAGAACCAATCGGTGCAAGAACTGGCCGACGCTCGCTTCGGCGGCAGCATGAGCTTGAGCCTCTTGCGAGCCGAAACCGAGAAGCTGGCCGAGGTCTCAGGCCGGTCGGGATTCCTGCAGCGTGACTTCAAGCAGCGATACCAGAACGCTCAGAATGCCCCGGCGGCCGAGTCCGCTCCGGCGAAAGCCATGAGCGCTGATCGGGCTGCCTCAGGCGGCGTGGCCGGACCAAGTTCCTTTGAGAGCGGCGCATACGGCTTGGCCGTTCAGGATACCGAAACGGACGAATATAAGGTCGTCGAGTCGGTTCGGAACGTGGGCAACAAGACCCTCTTCTACCGCGAAAATATGTGGATGGATGAGGAATCGGCGGTGAAGCTGACTAAGAATAAATCGATAATTGTCGAAATCAAACGCTTCAGTAAGGAGTACTTCGACCTGGTCGCCGAGAACACCAAGGAGGAAAATCAGGTGCTATCACAGCAGCGAGCCGACGAAACGCTGATGGTCTGGCTGCGTGGCAAAAACTACCTGATTAAGTAA
- a CDS encoding helix-turn-helix domain-containing protein, with the protein MSPRAVTDESHHEETLEMVDRLMAIARHTKGQAIYLETLVQLVEAYEAKHHAIETSDISGIELLRNLLSEHDMNASDLARLLGVHASMGSKLLKGDRSLTVEHLQKLAKRFQVRPELFMG; encoded by the coding sequence ATGTCGCCGCGTGCCGTCACCGATGAGTCGCACCATGAAGAGACGCTCGAAATGGTCGATCGGTTAATGGCTATCGCTCGGCACACCAAGGGGCAGGCCATTTACTTGGAAACGTTAGTGCAACTGGTCGAAGCTTACGAAGCGAAGCACCACGCGATCGAAACGAGCGATATTTCCGGCATCGAACTCTTACGGAACCTGTTGTCGGAACATGATATGAACGCCTCGGACCTTGCCCGACTTTTGGGCGTTCATGCGAGCATGGGCTCGAAGTTGTTGAAGGGTGACCGGTCACTGACTGTGGAGCATTTGCAGAAGTTGGCGAAGCGATTTCAGGTTCGTCCTGAATTGTTTATGGGCTAG